The Saccharomyces paradoxus chromosome XV, complete sequence DNA window TTACCTGTTCTTCTTAGATGTCTGAATTGAGTAACAAATTTTGTTGGAAATCTGATTGAACCAATTAAAGTACCATTTAAATAAACACCATAGTTTAGATGCAAGGATGCACTGTCAATCAAAGTTATGTCTTCTACACCAAGAACGTAAcataatttctttataggttcttcttcgtcatctgTAGTGATATGAGTCATTAATgctaaatttttcactagGCCACAGGCTTCACCTTCTGGAGTATCTGCGGTACAAAGCATACCGAATTGAGAAGGTTGTAATGCTCTTGGACCGGaaacttttcttgatttttcaaactgaGATGAAATTCTTGTCATCATACCCAATGCAGAAATGTAAGATAATCTAGAAAGAACGTGTGTAACACCCGCTCTTTCCATCTTAAATCTTTTAAGGGACCAGTTACCTGTTGAAATAGCTCTGTTCAGTCCACTGGTAATGTTATTTGAATGAACGTTAATTGACAATAATGCATCATATTCCATGGCCCTATTTGGTTTTTTCAAGACTTTATCAATGCTTAGtttaaaatcattattaaactttttgaacaaatctTCAAACAATAAGGAAATCAGTTGGCCGGCTAATTCAAGACGCTTATTACCAACGTAATCTCTATCGTCAATCATCTTAGGGTTATACATTGCCATTACCACCCTGCGTGTCATCATAGCAATATATAAAGCCTTTTCCCTAAAGTCGAGCGCCTCTACGGTCAAGTGTGCAATGACTGTAGTAGCAATGGCTTCTATACCTTCTTGCAGTATCGTCAATTTTTGTCTTCTCATTGTCTTTACTTTGGCGCCGATATACTCTAAAGCTTGCTGTTGTGTATAAATATCTAATTTCGAGGATTCTTCCAAATTAACGGCGAAAATATCTTGGTAGCTACTATCATTACCACAAACCAATTGCATGATTTCCAAATCAGATAAAATACCACAAGCTTTAAGAACAACAGCAATAGGGATTTCTTCAGCGATGGAGTTATGCTTCAAATAGATTTTACCATTCTTGGTGATGACATAAGTCTTGGATTTTCTTTCGTGGGTAGATGAAGTGACTGATGCCTGAACGATACCCTTCTTCTCATCTGCTTCCACAATAATACGATTCTTGGATAATTGTTCTTGAACAAGAATTACTTTTTCTGTACCGTTAACAATAAAGTAACCACCAGGATCTAACGGGCACTCATTTAATTTGGCCATTTTCGATTCATCAGCATCATATAGGATACATTTATTGGATCTTAGCATGATCGGCATCCTACCGATTTCCACGTCTTTATGCATAATAATGTTTCTACCTCtggtatattctatatCCACGTAAATTGGTGCAGAGTATGTCATATCTCTAAGTCTACACTCATGAGGTGGTGTCAAGTAGTCTTTGGTCGAAGAAGAGGACTTCTTACCCACTCTGATATCGACGTACTTTAGATAAAACTCTGGATCGACATCGCTTAAAATTAATTGATTTGcttttataattttttttaaatctGTATCAACGAAATAGTTAAATGAGTCAAGATGTTGCTTCACCAAACCCTTAACCTTCAAGAATGCAGGCAAAAGGTGCCACTTATCTTGAGCGGTATTGATCTCATCAGTTAGTTTCTTACCTTTATACACTGGTTTCAGTAAATCATCAAATGCCTCGTCTTTCACGTGTTTATGGATATGAGTTTTCCGTCTTTTCGTCGCACCAACCATCTTTTAACAAACGCTCAGCTCCTAGTGGTTAGAACACTCAATTATCAACGCTCTAAACTCCctttacttcttttctagCCTGACCATATATCATCACTTAAGCACAGAtcgaaaaattttcagctCATCTCACTATTCCCATTCCGTCGGGCATGATCTGGAAAATTACGCGCCAGATTCTTAGAACTATTTATATCTTTAAGCGTACCTGGCCCGACTACTAAGAAGAATATAAGTAATGCACATataaaaatcttttgaGAAGTGCCAACTTTGAGTCGTCATCTTTCTTGAGCACTGCGCTGCGAACTTTGACAAGGAAGACGAGACCATTCAACCCGACAGACCCGATTCCCCTGGTTCCCCTCTTCCGCTTCGCACAGCCCTTTTCGCTTAGTTTGGAAGCCTAGGTCCGATCCAGTGCTATTAATAGCTTACAAGAAATAGGATCAACGTTACTATTGATGGAGCGCATAGCACAGCAATATCGTAGTGGCAAAAGAGACAATAACGGCAATAGGATGGCCTCTTCTGCTATATCGGAAAAGGGCCACATACAAATCAATCAAGCTAGAACGCCTGGTCAAATGCCCGTATATAGAGGTGAAACTATAAACCTGTCTAATCTTCCGCAAAACCCCATTAAACCGTGCAAAGATCTGGACGACGTTAACATACGGCGCAACAACTCTAACAGGCATTCTAAAATACTGCTCGTGGATGTATGCGCTGGCCCTAGCACCAACTC harbors:
- the RET1 gene encoding DNA-directed RNA polymerase III core subunit RET1 (Second-largest subunit of RNA polymerase III~similar to YOR207C), with translation MVGATKRRKTHIHKHVKDEAFDDLLKPVYKGKKLTDEINTAQDKWHLLPAFLKVKGLVKQHLDSFNYFVDTDLKKIIKANQLILSDVDPEFYLKYVDIRVGKKSSSSTKDYLTPPHECRLRDMTYSAPIYVDIEYTRGRNIIMHKDVEIGRMPIMLRSNKCILYDADESKMAKLNECPLDPGGYFIVNGTEKVILVQEQLSKNRIIVEADEKKGIVQASVTSSTHERKSKTYVITKNGKIYLKHNSIAEEIPIAVVLKACGILSDLEIMQLVCGNDSSYQDIFAVNLEESSKLDIYTQQQALEYIGAKVKTMRRQKLTILQEGIEAIATTVIAHLTVEALDFREKALYIAMMTRRVVMAMYNPKMIDDRDYVGNKRLELAGQLISLLFEDLFKKFNNDFKLSIDKVLKKPNRAMEYDALLSINVHSNNITSGLNRAISTGNWSLKRFKMERAGVTHVLSRLSYISALGMMTRISSQFEKSRKVSGPRALQPSQFGMLCTADTPEGEACGLVKNLALMTHITTDDEEEPIKKLCYVLGVEDITLIDSASLHLNYGVYLNGTLIGSIRFPTKFVTQFRHLRRTGKVSEFISIYSNSHQMAVHIATDGGRICRPLIIVSDGQSRVKDTHLRQLLDGELDFDDFLKLGLVEYLDVNEENDSYIALYEKDIVPSMTHLEIEPFTILGAVAGLIPYPHHNQSPRNTYQCAMGKQAIGAIAYNQFKRIDTLLYLMTYPQQPMVKTKTIELIDYDKLPAGQNATVAVMSYSGYDIEDALVLNKSSIDRGFGRCETRRKTTTVLKRYANHTQDIIGGMRVDENGEPIWQHQSLGPDGLGEVGMKVQSGQIYINKSVPTNSADAPNPNNINVQTQYREAPVIYRGPEPSHIDQVMMSVSDNDQALIKVLLRQNRRPELGDKFSSRHGQKGVCGIIVKQEDMPFNDQGIVPDIIMNPHGFPSRMTVGKMIELISGKAGVLNGTLEYGTCFGGSKLEEMSKILVDQGFNYSGKDMLYSGITGECLQAYIFFGPIYYQKLKHMVLDKMHARARGPRAVLTRQPTEGRSRDGGLRLGEMERDCVIAYGASQLLLERLMISSDAFEVDVCDKCGLMGYSGWCTTCKSAENIIKMTIPYAAKLLFQELLSMNIAPRLRLEDIFQQ